The Pyrus communis chromosome 14, drPyrComm1.1, whole genome shotgun sequence sequence TATTTTTACATGATTTTTATTGcaatttgatatttgatttagacTAGATTTTCACCAAATCCTTCGTTTTTGCTACTAATTTCACTGTGGGAGTCAGATTGGTCCTCAAAATTGTAGATTTTTAGGCAAATTTTAGCTGCCATTATTCGAAAGAgttcaaattttgttaaaatttgatgCTTGAAGGGGGTTGACACATTAGCTATTggttaagttttttttatcttgAAAGAAAAAGTTAATAAGGTTCATTGTTTTCACATTTGGCATAACACACTAGAGTTTCTTGTATCAAATATAGGCTTCATTTGTATTCTAGGATTGGATTTGAATGGACAAATATGTAAATTCAGTCCTTTAGACCAAACGAGGCCATATAGTATTATGATCAAAGAGATGGGCTTTGCAATGCCCCCTTCACTTAAAGCTATCAACGAGTAACAAATTTACGACATAAAGTCTCGTTTGCAACAATTGTGACTTGGTAAATATATGAACGAATTTAATGTTGTCTACTATATAGAAGAATTTGGTTGTCTACATTTAGTTTGGaacctttctcttttaaattttgcaacacccccccccctccccgGCTGACAATTCCTGGCTTTGCCACTGAATGTATCCAATAAATCAATAGTGTAAGGATCATgtaacatattcatgatgaaaCCTTCATTTATTTGGTACATTTGGATAACTAAACGAACTCCAATTAGAATCATTTTGTAgggatgatcttcaaatgaaccttaagaaattgaatgattcCGATTATAAAATTTCTATGGTGAAGATACATTATTTGCAAGTAAGAAAATGAATCATCCCCCAAGAGGGAACACAAGTACCATCCATATTTCATTTCTGTGATATTCTTTGTTAAtatatttcaattttgaaaaattattaagttAGAGAAATTTACAGGTAAGGAGCATGCGTTGCTCATGCCAAACCACATCTGTGATGCTGATATACTGATGGGGTTGCTTTTAGCTAATGTACGATATTGTACCTTCTTGCTTGTTAACTGGAAATAGCTAAAAATGTCAGCTAGCAACTTTCTTACAGTGTGCAACCTGCTAAATTTTCTTATAGAACCCTAATTTAATGTGGATATTGCTTCCTACAGCGCTCGGGTTGCCTTCGTAGTGCGCTTATGGTTATCAAGAAATCTTCAAAATACCTTCCTGTGAGTTTCTGAGGCAGAAACTATACAATCATCTTAACTAGCTAGTGTGCTTGCTTTTTCTAGGGTTTAGTATAGATGTGTAATTAacattttgtttatatatatttcgtTATCACTTCCGAAATGGAGCAAGGTTTTCACTGCCTTCAACAAGTATAAAGCAGCATCAAATTGGAAAGGAAAATTCATCAAggtttaaagaatttaaatatatattaattgcaACTAGTTTGTGCAGATTTTTGGGTGGACTGCTTGGTTCCTAGAGTTCGTTTTCCTCGATAGAAGCTGGGAAAAAGATGAAAGCAACCTAAAGGTACAATTTTACAAAATGAATTATTTATACCGCAATTGATCAAATCGATTTCTCGCTGCCTCATAGATGGGATCCATATAAGACTTATTAAATTACCTTCGTCTTATAAGAGATGTGATCAACAATGCGGTCATTATTAAATATGGATGTGCTTGTAAAATTTCTTGTAAACTTTCTGATAAAAAAGTTTCACTATACGCACTCTTGCATGCAGTTGAGTAAATTTGGTGATGGTGCAGGCAAGTTTAAAGAGGTTAAGGGATTTTACAATGCCTTTTTGGCTTACCATTTTTGCGGAAGGAACACGCATGAGTCCAGACAAGCTTTCTGCAGCTCGAGAGTTTGCTGCTTCTAGAAAATTGCCTATCCCTAGAAATGTCATGATTCCTCGGACTAAGGTACGTAAAATTCCATGCAAAAATgtcaactaaaaaaaaacacttccaCTAAAAGGAAAATATTCTAGCTTTTCCCCTTTGAATTTGATTAGCGATCATTTGTTACTCCCAGGGTTTTGTTACAGCAGTAAAAAATTTGCGCTCGTTTGTCCCTGCAATCTATGATGTTACCCTCGCTGTTCCAGAAGGATATTCTACTCCTTCACTATATATGCTTATGGAGAGGCAACATACAGTGGTAAACCATGGAGTTCCAATAAGTTTTAAATCCACTACAAATTATTTACGGTTTTTTTCTAATTGAAAAATTGGAAGTTTTATTTAGtgatattaaataaataaacaatttcTTATTCATACTGTTGCAGTCTTGCGTATCGGTAAAATTTGAGTGTATCTCTATCTTTAACACTGACTCGCTTGGTGTGAGAGATAAATACTTTGATAAATTTCCAATTACATGAAAGAATGTCCCATGCACATGAGTGGAGAAATTTGTGTcgcatgaattttaattttaatacaaTGGGACTTGGGGACTAAAATCACCACCTCCATGACCCTCACCACAACTATGGACTTTTTGACGCCATCACCCATTCGGGTAATATATAGTGTctgttttgttattatttttagatgactaaaagaattttcaaacatttaaaTAAAACACTTTTAATTGCCCTTGGTAAaactcgtttggaagtgcttttaaaatgattggaaacatttttagagaaaatgttgtTAGATTCCAAAAGTTTTTGAAGTGATTCTTGTATGTGCTTCTTCCGGAAAGCACTTCTAGTGTTTTTGCAGAACTCACTTGCGTTTTTACTAATTAAGGAGTGgtaccaaaaatatttttactaaaattttagcaattttaaaagtactttcaaacgAGCCCTTAGAAGTGCTTGTGTGCACATTAGTTGATTAGTTACATAGTAATTTCTGGTGAAAACAAGTAATGCTGGATcgagataaataaataaatttcagCTGCCCATCCGTGTAATTTCtatttttcacttatatttATTGTTGGTTTTCTTTCCTTAGTACTAAGTCTTTACATAAAATTTAGGTCAAGGTACATGTAAAGCGATACTCAATGACTGAATTGCCAGAATCAGACGAGGGCATTGCCCAATGGTGCAGAGATAGATTTGTGGCCAAGGTACGCATGAACTTTGAGCATTATAGCACAAATATGTTCGTATAATGTATAAACTTACTTCATACTACAAAAACAAAGACTATACCCTACCTACTTtagcatatatgtatataaatatcttcATTTTTAGTATGCAAGTTCCGAAAAACAAACCCTgaaactatatatatacatacacactgCTCGCGCGTTGTTTAGAATTTTAAGTGCCACTCTTCggtaaaataaatatacaacACAACAAGAAAAATTCCAATGCACACCATGAAATATAAAGCAAAAGGCCTTGGGATTTAGATTTCCAGATAACCTAACGTTGGCCCTTATTAAGATTTTTTACTTTCACTACAGCTAAGGGAAAGTAAGATAAAAATAATCCGTGCAAATGTAAATAACtaaagaatgaaaaataaaaactaagaaaacaaataataagTCTAAAGATGAGAataaacttacaacaaataaacaaaaggtaGTAGATTCGCGTTTAAAAGTTAGTAAGTAATTTCATTTATCGGCCCAAGTTAATGGACATTTCATTTTCTAGCATAGGTTAACAGAATCATTTTTCCTAGGACAATGAAAACAATTGTTCTTTCCAACTATGATCATATATCGAGCTAAAATTTATCTCCATTGACCTCTCTTTGAAAGCAGAAAATGTTAATTGACCCAATTTTAGTATTGGAAATATTTTGCGACCTCAAAGAAATTAGTTGCTCCTAAAATTCTAAGAGAAAGAAAAGCATAAACGTTTTGTTTGTAATTTAATATGTTGAGGTTTTAAATCCCAAAGACTCTCAATTtggtgtgtgtctatatatatatatatatatatatatcaaagatGCAAACAAATGATTAGTTTTCTTTGCTCTTTCTAAACATATAAAGTTTTGTGGTTTTCTGTTTCATACAAGGATTCCTTGTTGGACAAATTTAAAGCTGAGGGTACCTTTCCCGGCCAAGAAATTCATGAAACTGGTCGATCTATTAAGGCATTGCTCGTAAGTTATTCTCTACTATTTTCCTTCCTTGAAATaaatttgtattattattattttttctgaataagttctctctctctctctctctctctctctctctcttgtaacAGGCTTATACCGGCAGTTTTTGTACACTCTGCTTCGCGATTTTCAAGCTGTTCCAAAAGTTCTCTCTTTTATACACATGGAGAGGGGTGGGCTTGTTAACAGCTTCTTTTCTTACCAGTATGCTCATCGCGCATATTTTCATCGAATACACAAAGTTGCCGAAACAAAAGGGAGTTAAGACCACTCCATCACGAAAAGGTCAAGCTAAAGGGGAGTAGTACCGTGCTGCAGCTTTTGCCAAATTGATGCAGACATAGAGTTGaaatttttaatgatttttattGTGAGAAATGATCAATTTACATTGTGACCCGAGTAATTCAATAAATGGGGTATGTTTCAGATGTGGGTCTTGTGAGTCTCTCTCTTGGTAGTCTAATATATTCTGAAGCTTATAAAACTTTTGACAATATACTTATTGTTGCAGTCCTAATTATTGTAGTAATGCAATTGTGTAATCCTTATGGGATTTTGTCACATTTTTTAGATAGTATTCTATATAAGTTGTAATACCTAAAGGCAGGAAtttaccttccctactactataaataaggcATAATGGAGTGAGAAAACACACCTCAGAATTCACTCCATTCTCTCTATGCTTGCCGCACActtctctcaatctctctataATTCTTCAGTCAAAAGACCCTACAATACGTTATCAAGATGCTTTTGATGATGCGATAAAGAGAGTTTGTTCATCTTTCATGAAAGTATTACGTTCTAATCATTATAGTTTTGATTAGCTTTTTATTTATTGGATTAATATacttttattgattcaatttatttttttcgtgTTGAATGTGATACAATGCATtggatagccaatcaatctgtcttaACCTGGAGCACGACAAATCACTCGATTCGTAGGACTCATTTCCCCAGAAGATAAAGAACACGTCACAAAATGAATCCATATTTGATTGCTATCTCAATAGTTTctatctcatgagattaattcgGTTACGCccaagacttgaagttcttggtccagtatattGGTTTGGATGAGacatggaattggaatgagattatcatcaaTGTTGTGGGGCCCTTTAGAAATTCGGGATCCTATGCCACTGCACCCGTTGCACACCCCCAACACCCCCTCATGGTGCAGAACAGGAAATCTTGTTGGTATTTTACTCCTCAATGGATGCTGAATGTGACACGCCCCGATCTCGATATTCCCTGAATATCAGGATAGGCACGtgatggccgacacccgagggtgacgaaagccatttattgattGCAAATGTTGAAAACAAAGGATAGATaaaacttataaatataaaagaataatgattATGCATTTAAgaaacgtgttcagagcatacaacaaACTAGAACActcaaagaaataatataaaattgaatgaaacaaaggatgGATCATACACTGAGAGGAGTCGAAGATGCCAATGCGGAAGTGCTTGGATGCtgggattgtatgcctcaattctaagtcctgaagggggcgcaaaacaaacatgagtggatcaagttgatatatatatatatatatatatataataaaacagttatcaacgttttaacccccaggttttataaaaacacatatatatcatgataaacataggttttccgcatgtcgtgcaatgtctcaaatcataacttgtacatataataatcactagtgaatgttcGATAACCCctaggccccatgccggcttcCCGTCTTTGAGCAGACTGTCAAAGGAAAATACACTCCaagccccatgccggctccgcATCCCTGTGCTAATAGCCAGAGAAAACACACTCTAGGCcttatgccaacaccaaaccatcgcccgggacggaccggaatttatccctacgtcccgtagtgGAATAAGGACCACTAGataagtacaaaaccattgaacatatatatattgaaaagcaacttcagagtataaagtcatccatcatctatactataaagaggtgttataaacatgttctaaatatcatatcgttatccatcagatattctataagaacacgggttataggaaaaatagtaataattcaaactagcctcaataagcatgttatctcaaagCGTTTAATAGAACATAATTATTCAATCATGCTTTTCCATGTATGCAAttttactattaaaacatgcatttttagaaggggtccacttaCAGTACTTAGCCGCCGAAGAGCCACGCAACTAGCGAAAGCGGAAACGCCATAaataattgcccctaagcacataaagggtatatttagtcaaactctactcaaatggttgaatttgggaaaacggacttCAAAAACGAAtccaggacgtcgaaattagcctaggaggggtcccggACAAAAACCTAAAAAGTCAACTGTCAAAGTCAACATTGAAACATCATTTAATGTTTTGTTTCGTAAATCCCGTGACAGGTTGTTACAGAATGAAACATCATTTAATGTTTTGTTGGTCCCGTTACGTTGTCCTTGTGGATGAGGCTGTTTAGGGAGTTGAGTTTGAGTTTGTGCAACCCCGGAATCTTGTAATGCATTATTTTTGTTAGAAGCCTAATTTTTTTGGAGGCAGGAAGGGGGAATGATGTTGAGAAGATGCACTGTCTTGAAGATATTTGGGTTGTTTGGATGAAGATAGTAATAGGAAATTTTTAGGTGCACTCAGATCGTTGGAAATACATACCTTATTTTTGGATATTCTTATGGACTTCATTTTAATCATGTTTTAAGGTTCTGTATCagtttgttcttttgttttgttttcattggTGTCTTCTGCTTTCTCGTTCTTGAGTTGGGAACTCAGGCGTGGTTTAGGGATTGCCTTGTCCCCTGCGTTGTAGTTTCATTTCACTTGAATGAGAATCTCGATTTCTTATATAAGAAAGAAGAGTATTATTGAGCTACGGACCTGATTGTTGTGAATAAATGTCAGAatggttaattattttttgtgctGCATATCATCTCTTATGCATTCTTCAATGCTGTGTTCTTCCAGATTTTGTTGTCCATCTTCTTGTACAGTCGCCTTAATGTAAGCGATGCGCACTTTGGGTTCATACGTTGTATTAAAATCTTAATTAGAATTTCTATTTCCTTTGTGGCAAAAAAGATGTAGGTTTGACGGGGACAAAGCTTGGATGTGGTGCTTGCACTGTTATGGTTTCTCATTACAACAAAGAACTGAAGAAAAGTTTGTGAGTCTATCGTGCTCTTGAATATAAATGCACACGCGTAAATTTGTATCAAActgaaattattttgtttttccgtGTAAAATTTTTTATGCAGCCACAATGCTGTCAATGCATGCTTGGCTCCTTTGTACTCTGTAGAAGGGATGCACGTAATTACAGTGGAAGGACTAGGGAGCCACAAAAAGGGCTTGCACCCAATTCAAGTAATATATGCtgccttttttttcccttccttgtATCCGTCATTACTTAATATTACCATGGTAGCTGGTAGGATCACTTGTTTGGGTAGAGAAAGGCTTTCTCTGTGTACCAATGATCTGCAACGTGAAATCAAGGGGCGCCTTGAGGAGCACGTACCCAAGGTTTTCCTCTATTTAGTTAAATTGCGAAGAGGATTAAGCATCTCGGCACCTGATTTGTTGTGTACAGAGTCAAAAGTTGTAAAGTTGGAGTCTCATACACTTAGGAAAATTTGAtagaactgaaaaaaaaaaccctagaaacCACCTCAACGTTAGAGGTATCAATACCACTGCATCGACTGATGCGGGCGCGGTTTCTATAAAGGTATTGAATAAAAGAAGAAAGTTAAAACCAATGTCAGACCCTATGGATAATTACGACTAATGCAACTCCAATTGAGCTCAATTAGTTGTTATGGAAGAAGTGCAGTTCTCGGAAGAGGTTTTAGGACAGATAAGTTGATTGGCCATTTCATGCACCAGAATTTTTCTGATTTAATCACTCTTTCTTGGGCGAAACAGAGGATATCACAATCGGAGAAATACCATATGTTTTATCCGACAACTTGTATTATACTGAATTGCTTTTTTGAGATTTGGGAGGGTCCTGAATGGGGGAGTCCGGAGTATGGAATCTCCTTTAATGGAATGTTTAGTCATATTATGTGCTTCTTAAGTTCGTAACCTGCCTTATTGAGATGCTAACCTATGCCTATTTTCTTTCATGTTAACTAGGAATCGTTGGCACGATCTCATGGTTCACAATGTGGATTTTGCACCCCCGGTTTTATTATGTCCATGTACGACTTGTTAAGGTCAAGTCAGAAACCCCCTAGTGAGGGGGAGATTGAAGAAAGTCTAGCAGGAAATTTGGGTAGATGCACAGGTTACAGACCAATTGTTGATGCTTTTCGTGTCTTTGCCAAAACGAATGATACACCATACATTAATACATCTTCACTAAGCTCTGAAGGAGGTGAGTTTGTTTGCCCTTCGACTGGAAAGCCCTGTTCAAGTGGATTGAAAAGTGAAAGTTCATGCACCACTCATGAAAGTGGTACTCATGATGAGAGGAAGCACATACACAGACAAGGAGTTTATTTTTCCTCCTGAGCTATTATTGAGAAAATTGACTTATTTAAGTTTGACTGGTTTTAGTGGATTAAAGTGGTTCCGACCCTTGAGGTTTAAACAAGTGCTAGAATTGAAGGAAAATATCCAGATGCAAAATTATTGGTAGGCAATACCGAGGTGGGAATTGAAACGAGGTTGAAGAAACTTCAATATCGGGTTTTGATTTCCGTTACGCATGTACCTGAACTCAGTAAATTGACTGTGAAGGATGATGGCATAGAGATAGGTTCAGCAGTAAGACTTTCTGAACTACTTAAAGTTTTAAGAATGGTCATAAAAGAATGCACAGCTCATGAAACTTCTGCTTGTAAGGCCTTTATTGAACAATTAAAATGGTTTGCTGGGGTGTAAATAAGAAATGTTGCGTGTGTTGGTGGAAATATCTGTACAGCCAGTCCAATATCAGACTTGAACCCTCTTTGGATGGCCTCTAGAGCGAAATTTCAGATCATTGATTCCAAAGGGAATATTAGAGCGATGCTGGCAGAAAACTTTTTCCTGGGTTACCGAAAGGTGGATCTGGCAAGTGGTGAAATTTTACTCTCTGTATTTTTACCTTGGACTAGGTCTTTCGAGTATGTGAAAGAGTATAAGCAAGCTCACAGAAGGGACGATGATATTGCAATTGTGAATGCTGGGATTTGTGTTCATCTTGAGGACAGAGGTGGCTGGGTTGTGTCTGATGCATCCATTGTTTATGGTGGAGTTGCTCCAGTCTCTCTTGCTGCAACAAGAACGAAAGATTTTCTCATTGGAAAGAGTTGGAACCAGGAGATGTTGCAGGGTGCCTTGAAAGTCCTGCAAAAAGATGTATTGCTCAAGGATGACGCTCATGGTGGGATGGTGGAGTTTCGTAAATCTTTGAGCGTtagctttttcttcaaattttttcttttggtttctcATCAAATGGAAGGGAAACAATGCATTAAAGAGAGTGTACCGTTATCTCATCTTTCTGCTGTACAATCATTTCACCGGCCACCTGTTATAGGATCTCAAGACTATGAAGTTATAAAACGTGGGACAGCTGTTGGGTCTCCCGAGGTTCATTTATCAGCAAGACTTCAGGCATATTCTTGGATATATTGgcaaactttttttattttactgatATACCGATTGTTCAAATTTATAATGTTTGGAGCCTATACTACCAAAATTTGTAATGACCATTTGAGAGCTGGACGGCataattattttatgtattgCTATTGTGATATTAAATGGCGTGAAGGTCCTTTTCATTTGGAAATCggtataattttttgtacagTACATGAATTTTTGTTTGTAGAGAGTAGCAGTATGGTGTTTGTATTGATATGATAATTTCTACCAGGTTACAGGAGAGGCAGAATATGCCGATGACACACCATTGTCTCCTAATGGTTTACACGCTGCTTTAATACTCAGCAGAGAGCCTCATGCTCGTATACTTTCAATCGATGATTCTGGAGCAAAGTTATCATCTGGGTTTGCAGGCTTATATTTAGCAAAGGACGGTCCAGCTGATAATAACATTGGACCAATTATTGAAGACGAGGAACTATTTGCTTCGGAATTTGTCAGTCAGGTATGATGGTTAAAAgattaatctctctctctacatgAATTGAAAGCTGTGTGGGATTTTTTCTTGCGTGGTACATTTGGTGCTATGTTATCCTGTTATCCTCTTTTATGACTTATCTATGGTGTTTTTCAACATTTTATGCAGGTTATAGGAGTGGTAGTTGCTGATACACATGAAAATGCAAAATTAGCAGCAAGGAAGGTTCATGTTGAGTATGAAGAGCTCCCAGCCATCGTATCAATACAGGATGTCATCGAAGCCAAAAGTTTCCATCCTGATACGGAGAGGTGTTCAAGGAAAGGGGATGTGGACCTCTGCTTTCAATCAAGTCAATGTGACAACGTCATAGAGGGGGAAGTTCGAGTAGGCGGACAGGAGCACCTCTATTTGGAGCCAAATAGCAGTGTGGTATGGACAATGGATGGTGGCAATGAAGTTCATATGGTCTCATCCACTCAGGTATGTTAGAAACCTTGAAAGAATTGCTTCTTCAATCAGTTAAGATATGGCAGGAGttagggctgggttcggttctaatcggttcggttttttctcaaaaccgaaaccgaactgaaatttcggttcggttcaattttttttcggtttttttttgttcggtttttttttggttcggattttttcggttcggtttcgtttttttttttttttttttttctccc is a genomic window containing:
- the LOC137716630 gene encoding 1-acyl-sn-glycerol-3-phosphate acyltransferase PLS1-like; its protein translation is MEVRAVLFSIPFGLTFLLFGLAINLIQAICFLTIRPLSKSAFRQINGAVASFLWLDLIWLMEWWGGLKVKLYTDLETYRLMGKEHALLMPNHICDADILMGLLLANRSGCLRSALMVIKKSSKYLPIFGWTAWFLEFVFLDRSWEKDESNLKASLKRLRDFTMPFWLTIFAEGTRMSPDKLSAAREFAASRKLPIPRNVMIPRTKGFVTAVKNLRSFVPAIYDVTLAVPEGYSTPSLYMLMERQHTVVKVHVKRYSMTELPESDEGIAQWCRDRFVAKDSLLDKFKAEGTFPGQEIHETGRSIKALLAYTGSFCTLCFAIFKLFQKFSLLYTWRGVGLLTASFLTSMLIAHIFIEYTKLPKQKGVKTTPSRKGQAKGE